The following are from one region of the Streptomyces decoyicus genome:
- a CDS encoding Dabb family protein — MIRHLVLFKLNEGVSRNEERVQAGVRAFAALEDEIPELTFWECAWNITDRPIAYDFAINSAVADKDALKRYIEHPAHQAAAAQWREFATWVMADYEF; from the coding sequence GTGATCCGCCACCTGGTCCTGTTCAAGCTCAATGAAGGTGTCTCCCGCAACGAGGAGCGGGTGCAGGCCGGCGTCCGCGCGTTCGCGGCGCTGGAGGACGAGATCCCGGAGCTTACGTTCTGGGAGTGCGCCTGGAACATCACCGACCGCCCGATCGCCTACGACTTCGCGATCAACTCCGCCGTGGCCGACAAGGACGCCCTCAAGCGCTATATCGAGCATCCGGCCCACCAGGCGGCCGCTGCCCAGTGGCGCGAATTCGCCACCTGGGTGATGGCCGACTACGAATTCTGA
- a CDS encoding RNA polymerase sigma factor: protein MEYSATPRHAPVRFALPGLRPALRRWLLRTARPPAARRETPRPGRQPRYPAYGGPTGVEARLPDDDAPAPPQAGPTISELYHAHRLNMVRLAVLLVDDRATAEDVVQDAFAALYKRHGEELGEVDNALAYLRTAVVNAARSVLRRRRTARDYTPPHEADAPSAEERIVLDEEHREVFAALSGLTARRREVLVLRYWGDLTEAQIATTLGISRGSVKSIASRALDSLEKILEERS, encoded by the coding sequence ATGGAGTACTCCGCCACCCCGCGGCACGCCCCGGTACGGTTCGCCCTGCCGGGGCTCCGGCCTGCCCTGCGGCGGTGGCTGCTGCGCACCGCCCGCCCGCCGGCCGCCCGCCGCGAAACACCGCGCCCCGGCCGGCAACCCCGGTATCCCGCGTACGGCGGGCCCACGGGCGTCGAGGCCCGGTTGCCGGACGACGACGCCCCCGCCCCGCCCCAAGCCGGGCCGACGATCAGCGAGCTCTACCACGCACACCGGCTGAACATGGTCCGGCTGGCCGTCCTGCTCGTCGACGACCGTGCCACCGCCGAGGACGTCGTCCAGGACGCGTTCGCCGCGCTCTACAAGCGGCACGGCGAGGAGCTCGGCGAGGTCGACAATGCGCTCGCCTATCTGCGCACCGCGGTCGTCAACGCCGCCCGCTCGGTGCTGCGGCGCCGCCGTACCGCACGCGACTACACCCCGCCCCACGAGGCGGATGCGCCGTCCGCCGAGGAGCGGATCGTGCTGGACGAGGAGCACCGGGAGGTGTTCGCCGCGCTGAGCGGGCTGACCGCCCGCCGCCGGGAGGTGCTCGTCCTGCGCTACTGGGGCGATCTGACCGAGGCGCAGATCGCGACGACGCTGGGCATCAGCCGCGGCTCGGTGAAGTCGATCGCCAGCCGCGCACTGGACTCGCTGGAGAAGATCTTGGAGGAGCGGTCATGA
- a CDS encoding tRNA adenosine deaminase-associated protein, producing the protein MYFAALLARTEDGWEASDTELDDVETLTDLADLAREAAVDDDTVVAFIEQEDAWFGVVRVDGEEDPRVFLSNAAAAARSSYGAMLADELLGRDEDDAADDLDSLDLDGTEDGEPESDDNVDDDDPLEAVNGSDGPPRGPLGDAALLADLGVSEKELLALDSDALSTIADSLGCTEVLEAVR; encoded by the coding sequence GTGTACTTCGCCGCACTGCTCGCGCGCACCGAAGACGGGTGGGAAGCGAGCGATACGGAGCTCGACGATGTGGAGACGCTGACCGATCTGGCCGATCTGGCCCGAGAGGCAGCCGTCGACGACGACACGGTGGTGGCCTTCATCGAGCAGGAGGACGCCTGGTTCGGCGTCGTCCGGGTGGACGGCGAGGAAGACCCGCGGGTCTTCCTCTCCAATGCCGCCGCCGCCGCCAGAAGCTCGTACGGCGCGATGCTGGCCGACGAGCTGCTCGGCCGCGATGAGGACGACGCGGCCGATGACCTCGACAGCCTCGACCTGGACGGCACGGAGGACGGCGAACCCGAATCGGACGACAACGTGGACGACGACGACCCCCTGGAGGCCGTGAACGGCTCGGACGGCCCGCCGCGCGGCCCGCTCGGCGATGCCGCCCTGCTGGCCGATCTGGGTGTCAGCGAGAAGGAGCTGCTGGCCCTCGACAGTGATGCGCTGAGCACCATCGCCGACTCGCTGGGCTGCACGGAGGTCCTGGAAGCCGTGCGCTGA
- a CDS encoding DUF4232 domain-containing protein, producing the protein MPFTDTTTCRAVAAALLATAALALTTACHEISGNRMGNPAGVSPAPTSSSREDGENLSPGPDGRVACTPEMLRFHAGAMPRRTHRMLLTVTNSSGRTCHFAAQRYPLLRFGDDRQPILPAIAASRPSTAVSLAPGDTAYATITTSAAGGTGGRGHRGRKISQFGVALTGRATPTQVGLDGRAPVHVDPRTATVTYWQPSLEAARKW; encoded by the coding sequence ATGCCGTTCACCGACACCACCACCTGCCGGGCCGTCGCCGCCGCCCTCCTCGCCACCGCCGCACTCGCCCTGACCACCGCCTGCCACGAGATCTCCGGCAACCGGATGGGCAACCCCGCGGGCGTCTCCCCGGCCCCCACCTCGTCCTCCCGGGAGGACGGCGAGAATCTGTCCCCCGGCCCCGACGGCCGGGTCGCCTGCACCCCCGAGATGCTCAGATTCCACGCCGGCGCGATGCCGCGGCGGACCCACCGCATGCTGCTGACGGTCACCAACTCCTCCGGCCGGACCTGCCACTTCGCCGCCCAGCGATACCCCCTGCTGCGGTTCGGCGACGACCGGCAGCCCATCCTCCCCGCAATCGCGGCGAGCCGGCCGTCCACCGCGGTCTCGCTGGCGCCCGGCGACACCGCGTACGCCACGATCACCACCTCCGCCGCCGGCGGAACGGGCGGCAGGGGCCACCGAGGCCGGAAGATCTCCCAGTTCGGCGTCGCGCTGACCGGCCGCGCCACCCCCACCCAGGTCGGCCTGGACGGCCGCGCCCCGGTCCATGTCGACCCGCGCACCGCCACGGTCACGTACTGGCAGCCGAGCCTGGAGGCCGCCCGGAAGTGGTGA
- a CDS encoding GAF domain-containing protein, protein MVIGLDMATWLFWVITGVGSVATVATVWLASRRVTTANEAAKAATKNQRRAFEDVLVPLASNLGQIVSSSTKAERTALQQQTKQAIVSLTASLIGPQDVRACFLEQVPGTPSGQREVKCRNSLWSGRNVAPVTTFREADLRGKELLKLLDDGTSTFVENVDQLPAALKPDSDSYKTYIACSVKAGDESFGVLAVDGLRPGDLHQDDVTMVGVFARMLGVALAVKR, encoded by the coding sequence ATGGTCATTGGGCTGGACATGGCCACATGGTTGTTCTGGGTGATCACGGGAGTCGGATCGGTCGCCACGGTCGCCACGGTGTGGTTGGCCAGCCGTCGGGTGACCACGGCAAATGAAGCCGCCAAGGCGGCGACGAAGAACCAGCGGCGCGCTTTTGAGGATGTGCTCGTTCCCCTGGCGTCCAACCTCGGCCAGATCGTTTCGAGTTCCACCAAGGCCGAACGGACCGCACTGCAGCAGCAGACCAAGCAGGCGATCGTCTCGCTCACCGCTTCTCTGATCGGTCCTCAGGATGTACGGGCCTGCTTTCTGGAGCAGGTTCCCGGTACGCCGTCCGGGCAGCGTGAGGTGAAGTGCCGTAACAGCCTCTGGTCGGGCAGGAACGTGGCGCCTGTGACGACGTTCCGGGAGGCCGACCTCCGCGGAAAAGAGTTATTGAAGCTGCTCGACGACGGCACCAGTACGTTCGTGGAAAATGTGGACCAATTGCCTGCCGCGTTAAAGCCCGACAGTGACAGCTATAAGACCTATATCGCCTGCTCGGTGAAAGCCGGGGACGAATCGTTCGGGGTCCTGGCGGTCGACGGCCTCAGGCCGGGAGATCTGCATCAGGACGACGTGACCATGGTCGGGGTTTTCGCACGCATGCTGGGCGTCGCCCTGGCCGTGAAAAGGTAA
- a CDS encoding nucleoside deaminase: MTVPPSASHPSPAPDPLRDPWIAPMRQALGEAARAPGTGDVPVGAVVLSADGTVLGTGHNAREATGDPTAHAEILALRAAARTLRERSALPEPAGGAGPGGGRRPGEWRLTDCTLVVTLEPCTMCAGAIVLSRVDRVVYGARDAKAGAAGSLWDVVRDRRLNHRPEVITGVLEADCAALLTDFFRDR; this comes from the coding sequence ATGACCGTCCCCCCATCCGCCTCTCACCCCTCCCCCGCTCCCGACCCGCTGCGCGATCCCTGGATCGCACCGATGCGGCAGGCGCTGGGCGAGGCCGCCCGCGCCCCCGGGACCGGTGACGTCCCGGTGGGCGCCGTCGTGCTGTCCGCGGACGGCACGGTCCTCGGCACCGGCCACAACGCGCGTGAGGCCACCGGCGATCCGACCGCACACGCCGAGATCCTCGCGCTGCGGGCAGCGGCCCGGACCCTCCGGGAGCGGTCCGCGCTCCCGGAGCCCGCGGGAGGCGCCGGCCCGGGTGGCGGGCGCCGGCCGGGCGAGTGGCGGCTGACCGACTGCACGCTCGTCGTCACCCTCGAACCGTGCACGATGTGTGCCGGCGCGATCGTGCTCTCCCGCGTCGACCGGGTCGTCTACGGCGCCCGCGACGCCAAGGCCGGCGCGGCCGGCTCCCTCTGGGACGTCGTACGTGACCGGCGCCTCAATCACCGCCCCGAGGTCATCACCGGCGTCCTCGAAGCCGACTGTGCGGCCCTGCTCACCGACTTCTTCCGCGACCGCTGA
- a CDS encoding LPXTG cell wall anchor domain-containing protein, giving the protein MRAQSGADLTNNVEQPTVKFTRTSPASAGFRPSAARPRLRGAAGAGLVATLALAALSAAGTAHADAAASQPQHPYTGHATPSPVPQPADGSARPTPATSVPPKATAPATPRPSASPSRPGPQPSVSVPPSAPPTSPGKGGDSPSASARPAPAKGSGSDKELARTGASATTTMALGGAAAALIAAGGGTVYAVRRRRG; this is encoded by the coding sequence GTGAGGGCGCAATCGGGCGCCGACCTGACGAACAACGTGGAGCAGCCGACCGTGAAGTTCACCCGTACCTCCCCCGCCTCCGCCGGTTTCCGGCCGTCCGCCGCGCGCCCCCGTCTGCGCGGTGCGGCCGGCGCCGGACTGGTCGCGACGCTCGCGCTCGCCGCGCTGTCCGCGGCCGGCACCGCACACGCCGACGCCGCCGCATCCCAGCCGCAGCATCCGTACACCGGCCACGCGACCCCGTCACCCGTCCCCCAGCCGGCCGACGGCAGCGCCCGCCCCACGCCGGCCACCAGCGTCCCCCCGAAGGCCACCGCCCCCGCCACCCCCCGGCCCTCCGCCTCCCCCAGCCGCCCGGGGCCGCAGCCCAGCGTCAGCGTCCCGCCCAGCGCACCGCCGACCTCCCCCGGCAAGGGCGGTGACAGCCCCTCGGCAAGCGCCCGCCCCGCCCCCGCCAAGGGATCGGGCAGCGACAAGGAACTCGCACGCACCGGGGCGTCCGCCACGACCACCATGGCGCTCGGCGGAGCCGCCGCGGCCCTGATCGCCGCGGGCGGCGGCACCGTCTACGCGGTCCGCCGCCGGCGCGGCTGA
- a CDS encoding type II toxin-antitoxin system VapB family antitoxin — protein MIFKRIGNGRPYPDHGRESTRQWADVAPRPVRLDQLVTTKQQLDLETLLAEDSTFYGDLFAHVVKWEGDLYLEDGLHRAVRAALQQRQVLHARVLELG, from the coding sequence GTGATCTTCAAGCGCATCGGAAACGGCCGGCCGTACCCGGACCACGGCCGGGAGAGCACCCGCCAGTGGGCGGACGTCGCCCCGCGTCCGGTACGCCTCGACCAGTTGGTGACGACCAAGCAGCAGCTCGATCTCGAAACGCTGCTCGCCGAGGACTCGACGTTCTACGGCGACCTCTTCGCGCATGTCGTGAAGTGGGAGGGCGACCTCTACCTGGAGGACGGGCTGCACCGCGCGGTACGCGCGGCTCTCCAGCAACGCCAGGTCCTGCACGCCCGCGTGCTCGAACTGGGCTGA
- a CDS encoding DUF2127 domain-containing protein: protein MKIDWDRRTCARRGHITYLPREEHLRDKLRAATALGEAWRCLRCGDFALGDPHGSGPAADAPLVPRGKVLRDLFILRFLAVERAVRGVFIVLAAVGVWQFSNRKDAVRRFFDEYIAVLRPVARHFHYDLDHSPVVGTIQKTFGYRHSTLLLVAALLLVYALVEIIEGVGLWRAKRWAEYLTVVATAAFLPLEIYELTEKVSWLKIATLVINILAVLYIALTKRLFGLRGGRAAFDEERHSASLLEVETSAGVAATAHNG, encoded by the coding sequence ATGAAGATCGACTGGGACCGGCGTACCTGCGCGCGCCGCGGGCACATCACCTACCTCCCGCGCGAGGAGCACCTCCGGGACAAGCTGCGCGCGGCCACCGCTCTCGGCGAGGCCTGGCGCTGTCTGCGCTGCGGCGACTTCGCCCTCGGTGACCCGCACGGCTCCGGGCCGGCCGCCGACGCCCCGCTGGTCCCGCGCGGCAAGGTCCTGCGCGATCTGTTCATCCTGCGGTTCCTGGCCGTCGAGCGCGCGGTGCGCGGGGTGTTCATCGTGCTGGCCGCGGTCGGCGTATGGCAGTTCAGCAACCGTAAGGACGCGGTCCGCCGGTTCTTCGACGAGTACATCGCCGTGCTCCGCCCGGTGGCCCGGCATTTCCACTACGACCTGGACCACTCACCGGTCGTCGGCACCATCCAGAAGACCTTCGGCTACCGCCACTCCACGCTGCTGCTGGTGGCCGCGCTGCTGCTGGTCTACGCCCTGGTGGAGATCATCGAGGGCGTGGGCCTGTGGCGGGCCAAGCGGTGGGCGGAGTATCTGACGGTGGTGGCGACGGCGGCCTTCCTGCCGCTGGAGATCTACGAGCTGACCGAGAAGGTCAGCTGGCTCAAGATCGCCACGCTGGTGATCAACATCCTCGCGGTGCTCTACATCGCGCTCACCAAGCGGCTGTTCGGGCTAAGGGGCGGCCGCGCCGCCTTCGACGAGGAGCGGCACAGCGCCTCCCTCCTCGAAGTCGAGACCTCGGCCGGAGTGGCCGCCACCGCCCATAATGGCTGA
- a CDS encoding RNA polymerase sigma factor SigF, whose translation MSVELGSSKVLPAIPAPAPHVHDDDAINTRTLSRSLFLRLASLDKDCAERTYVRDTLIELNLPLVRYAAARFRSRNEPMEDIVQVGTIGLIKAIDRFDCERGVEFPTFAMPTVVGEIKRFFRDTSWSVRVPRRLQELRLALTKASDELSQKLDRSPTVPELALCLGVSEEDVVDGLAVGNAYTASSLDSPSPEDDGGEGSLADRLGYEDTALEGVEYRESLKPLLAKLPPRERQIIMLRFFANMTQSQIGEEVGISQMHVSRLLTRTLAQLREGLISD comes from the coding sequence ATGTCCGTAGAACTGGGCAGCTCGAAGGTGCTTCCCGCGATTCCCGCGCCCGCACCGCACGTGCATGACGACGACGCCATCAACACCCGCACGCTCTCCCGCTCCCTGTTCCTGCGGCTGGCCTCGCTCGACAAGGACTGCGCGGAACGTACGTACGTCCGAGACACGCTCATCGAACTGAACCTCCCTCTGGTGCGCTACGCCGCGGCCCGCTTCCGCAGCCGCAACGAACCGATGGAGGACATCGTCCAGGTCGGCACCATCGGCCTGATCAAGGCGATCGACCGTTTCGACTGCGAACGCGGCGTGGAATTCCCGACGTTCGCGATGCCGACCGTGGTCGGCGAGATCAAGCGCTTTTTCCGTGACACGTCATGGTCGGTACGGGTCCCGCGCCGGCTCCAGGAGCTCCGGCTCGCCCTCACCAAGGCCAGCGACGAGCTCTCCCAGAAGCTGGACCGCTCCCCGACCGTCCCCGAACTGGCCCTGTGCCTGGGGGTGTCGGAGGAGGACGTGGTCGACGGCCTGGCCGTCGGCAACGCGTACACCGCCTCCTCGCTCGACTCCCCCTCCCCCGAGGACGACGGCGGCGAGGGCTCCCTCGCGGACCGCCTCGGCTACGAGGACACCGCCCTGGAGGGCGTGGAGTACCGCGAGTCCCTCAAGCCCCTGCTGGCCAAACTCCCGCCCCGCGAGCGCCAGATCATCATGCTGCGCTTCTTCGCCAACATGACGCAGTCCCAGATCGGCGAGGAGGTCGGCATCTCCCAGATGCACGTCTCCCGTCTGCTCACCCGCACCCTGGCGCAGCTGCGCGAGGGCCTCATCTCCGACTGA
- the upp gene encoding uracil phosphoribosyltransferase: MRIHVVDHPLVAHKLTTLRDKRTDSPTFRRLADELVTLLAYEATRDVRTAQVDIETPVTATTGVRLSHPRPLVVPILRAGLGMLDGMVRLLPTAEVGFMGMVRNEETYEAHTYATRMPDDLSGRQVYVVDPMLATGGTLVAAIRELIKRGADDVTAICLLAAPEGVAVMEKELAGTPVTVVTAAVDERLNEDRYIVPGLGDAGDRMYGTAG, from the coding sequence ATGCGGATCCACGTCGTCGACCACCCGCTGGTGGCGCACAAACTCACCACACTGCGCGACAAGCGCACCGACTCCCCCACCTTCCGGCGGCTCGCCGACGAGCTGGTCACCCTGCTCGCCTACGAGGCCACCCGTGATGTGCGCACCGCGCAGGTCGACATCGAGACCCCGGTGACGGCGACCACCGGCGTGCGGCTGTCGCACCCGCGCCCCCTGGTCGTACCGATCCTGCGGGCCGGTCTGGGCATGCTGGACGGCATGGTCCGGCTGCTGCCCACCGCCGAGGTCGGCTTCATGGGCATGGTCCGCAACGAGGAGACGTACGAGGCGCACACCTACGCCACGCGGATGCCCGATGACCTCTCGGGCCGTCAGGTGTACGTCGTCGACCCGATGCTCGCCACCGGCGGCACGCTGGTCGCGGCGATCCGTGAGCTGATCAAGCGCGGTGCGGACGATGTCACCGCAATCTGTCTGCTGGCTGCGCCGGAGGGCGTCGCCGTCATGGAGAAGGAGCTGGCCGGCACGCCCGTCACGGTGGTCACCGCGGCGGTCGACGAGCGGCTCAACGAGGACCGCTACATCGTGCCGGGCCTCGGCGACGCCGGGGACCGGATGTACGGCACGGCCGGCTGA
- a CDS encoding MarR family winged helix-turn-helix transcriptional regulator has protein sequence MTAASGPVPDPVDALLSAWRTELPDVLRPTTELSKRITQLAGALDAATRGVLPELGLTVAEFDILVALRRSGEPYRMKPNELARSLLLSSGGISNVVNHLTGRGLVLREPSPDDGRSTMIRLTPDGVRTAERAVRVNADAHEAVFAEASPTAVNAATRALRDVGVHRLPAPRPLRTGRNRSRS, from the coding sequence GTGACCGCAGCATCCGGACCAGTACCCGACCCCGTCGATGCGCTGCTGAGCGCATGGCGCACCGAGCTGCCGGATGTGCTCCGCCCGACGACGGAACTGTCGAAACGGATAACGCAGCTCGCCGGCGCCCTGGACGCGGCCACCCGCGGTGTACTGCCCGAACTCGGCCTGACCGTCGCCGAGTTCGACATCCTGGTCGCCCTGCGCAGGTCCGGTGAGCCGTACCGTATGAAGCCGAACGAACTGGCCCGGTCCCTGCTGCTGTCCTCCGGCGGCATCAGCAACGTCGTCAACCACCTCACCGGCCGCGGGCTCGTCCTCCGCGAGCCCTCACCGGACGACGGCCGCAGCACCATGATCCGGCTGACACCGGACGGGGTACGGACCGCCGAGCGTGCCGTCCGCGTCAATGCAGACGCCCATGAGGCGGTCTTCGCCGAGGCGTCCCCCACGGCCGTGAACGCGGCCACCCGAGCGCTGCGGGACGTGGGCGTACACCGCCTCCCCGCACCGCGCCCGCTGCGCACGGGACGCAATCGCAGCCGGTCCTGA
- a CDS encoding RNA polymerase sigma factor SigF, giving the protein MTVTARTAPKAPSRESRSADTRALTQVLFAELTDLEPGTPEHTRVRAALIEANLPLVRYAAARFRSRNEPMEDVIQVGTIGLINAIDRFDPDRGVQFPTFAMPTVVGEIKRYFRDNVRTVHVPRRLHELWVQVNGATEDLTVLHGRSPTTAEIAERLKIGEDEVLACLEAGRSYHATSLEAAQEGDGLPGLLDRLGYEDPELAGVEHRDLVRHLLVQLPEREQRILLLRYYSNLTQSQISAELGVSQMHVSRLLSRSFARLRSANRIEA; this is encoded by the coding sequence GTGACCGTGACGGCCCGTACTGCGCCCAAGGCTCCATCCCGCGAGAGCCGAAGCGCGGACACGCGGGCGCTCACGCAGGTGCTGTTCGCGGAGTTGACGGACCTCGAACCGGGCACCCCCGAGCACACCCGGGTCCGTGCCGCGCTGATCGAAGCCAATCTGCCGCTGGTCCGCTATGCCGCGGCGCGCTTCCGCAGCCGCAACGAGCCGATGGAGGACGTCATCCAGGTCGGCACCATCGGCCTGATCAATGCGATCGACCGGTTCGATCCGGACCGGGGCGTCCAGTTCCCCACCTTCGCCATGCCCACCGTCGTCGGCGAGATCAAACGCTACTTTCGAGACAATGTCCGCACGGTCCATGTTCCGCGCCGCCTGCACGAGCTCTGGGTGCAGGTCAACGGCGCGACGGAGGACCTGACGGTGCTGCACGGCCGCTCCCCCACCACCGCCGAGATCGCCGAGCGACTGAAGATCGGGGAGGACGAGGTGCTGGCCTGCCTGGAGGCCGGCCGCTCGTATCACGCCACCTCGCTGGAGGCCGCCCAGGAGGGCGACGGCCTGCCCGGCCTGCTCGACCGCCTCGGATACGAGGACCCTGAGCTGGCCGGTGTCGAGCACCGCGACCTCGTACGGCATCTCCTCGTCCAGCTTCCCGAGCGCGAGCAGCGGATCCTTCTGCTGCGTTACTACAGCAATCTGACGCAGTCACAGATCAGTGCGGAGCTAGGGGTGTCGCAGATGCATGTCTCGCGGCTACTGTCGCGGAGCTTCGCCCGGCTGCGATCCGCAAACAGGATCGAGGCCTAA
- a CDS encoding LytR C-terminal domain-containing protein has protein sequence MSMLTPPGMGGKKYRITGDRYPRMRRPRHRRRIALALVATACTLGLAGWGTLQLIDVFGGRSSTAQASPGKKHCQDSSEKEAAQARTAAQKLPAPGTLTVNVLNATPRSGLAKRTADELQKRGFKIGKVGNAPAAYDKKVKGAGILLGPAAADGPLKVLATQLAGAQQKTDGRKGAELDLIIGDTFKALAPRASAAKSLSLLTRPSPAPADAAKC, from the coding sequence ATGAGCATGCTGACGCCCCCAGGCATGGGCGGTAAGAAGTACCGCATCACGGGCGACAGGTATCCGCGGATGCGCCGTCCCCGCCACCGTCGCCGGATCGCCCTCGCCCTTGTCGCCACGGCCTGCACCCTCGGCCTGGCCGGCTGGGGGACCCTGCAGCTCATCGACGTCTTCGGCGGCCGCAGCAGCACCGCCCAGGCCTCCCCGGGCAAAAAACACTGCCAGGACAGCAGCGAGAAGGAGGCGGCGCAGGCCAGGACGGCCGCGCAGAAACTGCCCGCGCCCGGCACGCTGACCGTCAATGTCCTCAACGCCACCCCGCGCTCCGGACTCGCCAAGCGCACCGCCGACGAACTCCAAAAACGCGGCTTCAAGATCGGCAAGGTGGGCAACGCGCCCGCCGCCTACGACAAGAAGGTCAAGGGCGCCGGGATACTGCTCGGCCCGGCGGCGGCCGACGGCCCGCTGAAGGTGCTGGCCACCCAGCTCGCCGGCGCCCAGCAGAAGACCGACGGCCGCAAGGGCGCCGAGCTCGACCTGATCATCGGCGACACCTTCAAGGCGCTGGCCCCCCGGGCGAGCGCGGCGAAGTCCCTGTCCCTGCTGACCCGTCCGTCCCCGGCCCCCGCCGACGCCGCCAAGTGCTGA
- a CDS encoding VOC family protein translates to MPKIIPNLWFDTQGKEAAEFYCSVFPDSKIKNVTYYNEAGPRPAGTVLTVEFELDGQEYIAINGGPEFTFDEAISLMISCADQGEIDYYWAKLSEGGEEGPCGWLKDKYGLSWQVAPGGMAEMLNDPDQARAARAMQAMFGMKKIDIAALQAAADQA, encoded by the coding sequence ATGCCCAAGATCATCCCCAACCTCTGGTTCGACACCCAGGGCAAGGAAGCCGCGGAGTTCTACTGCTCGGTATTCCCGGACTCGAAGATCAAGAACGTCACCTATTACAACGAGGCAGGCCCGCGACCTGCGGGGACCGTACTGACGGTGGAGTTCGAGCTCGACGGCCAGGAGTACATCGCGATCAACGGCGGCCCCGAGTTCACCTTCGACGAGGCCATCTCCCTGATGATCAGCTGCGCCGACCAGGGCGAGATCGACTACTACTGGGCCAAGCTCTCCGAAGGCGGCGAGGAGGGCCCCTGTGGCTGGCTGAAGGACAAGTACGGGCTGTCCTGGCAAGTGGCGCCCGGCGGCATGGCGGAGATGCTGAACGACCCCGACCAGGCACGTGCGGCCCGCGCCATGCAGGCCATGTTCGGCATGAAGAAGATCGACATCGCCGCGCTCCAGGCCGCGGCCGATCAGGCCTAG
- a CDS encoding ArsR/SmtB family transcription factor, with translation MNSEELLALLSAVGHAQRLRVIAELADGRLYVSELARRLEMSRPLLYMHLDRLEKAGLVAGRLELSEDGKALKYFELTPFELKLNVDTVLGALQEDRSGAASSQETGGTDG, from the coding sequence ATGAACAGCGAGGAGCTGCTGGCCCTGCTGTCCGCCGTGGGCCATGCGCAGCGGCTGCGGGTGATCGCCGAACTGGCCGACGGCCGGCTCTACGTCAGCGAACTGGCCCGTCGGCTGGAGATGTCCCGGCCGCTGCTCTATATGCACCTGGACCGCCTGGAGAAGGCCGGTCTGGTGGCGGGACGGCTGGAACTGTCCGAGGACGGCAAGGCGCTCAAGTACTTCGAACTGACGCCGTTCGAGCTGAAGCTGAACGTGGACACCGTCCTCGGCGCCCTCCAGGAGGACCGCTCGGGGGCGGCGTCATCGCAAGAAACCGGGGGCACGGACGGCTGA